A genome region from Solanum pennellii chromosome 12, SPENNV200 includes the following:
- the LOC107006065 gene encoding membrane-anchored ubiquitin-fold protein 6 — protein sequence MAVQELVEIKFRLADGSDIGPNKYASSTTVASLKDKLIAQWPKDKVNGPRTTNDVKLINAGRILENSKTLGESRLPAVEVPGGVITMHVVVRPPVNDRNNDKLKDDSLKKGGCACTIL from the exons AATTTAGGCTTGCTGATGGAAGTGATATTGGGCCAAATAAGTATGCATCTAGCACTACAGTGGCATCTCTCAAAGATAAGTTGATTGCACAGTGGCCAAAAG ATAAGGTTAATGGTCCAAGGACGACAAATGACGTGAAGCTTATAAATGCTGGAAGGATCCTTGAAAATAGTAAAACTCTTGGTGAATCCAGACTTCCAGCCGTTGAAGTTCCAGGAGGTGTCATCACTATGCATGTTGTTGTACGGCCCCCCGTTAATGATAGAAACAATG ATAAGCTGAAGGATGATTCGCTTAAAAAAGGCGGGTGTGCTTGTACAATCTTGTAA